Below is a window of Neodiprion virginianus isolate iyNeoVirg1 chromosome 4, iyNeoVirg1.1, whole genome shotgun sequence DNA.
AATTTTTGGGGAATATTAATAAGGAGTGATAATTTCTTCATGCTGATATCTACAAAAATATCTTAGGTCTTTCTTTAAACAAAAAGTCCAATGTGGTTTATTAACGTACTTCAACTACCATCTTATAAAAAGAGGATTAGAGTTGCCATTTCTTCAATCACTAGAGAAGACCACTAATGATCCGAActtattagaaaaattgtaaaatccATTGTATAATTAGGAATTATAGACGACaggagttgaaaatttttgtagatGTGTACTATATTAAGCATAATATCTAAATGTAAGACTGATATTTGAAAGAACATTCCCTGACCAAGTAAAGTGATTTACATTCCGTTATAAATTATgaacaaatattgtttcacTTCTTGGTAATTCGAACGAGAAGATTAGAATGTTTTTTACCTAATATTTACAAAACGATTCACAAATCATATCCATCCGCAATAAGGTAATTAATACTCTTATGTCAAACTAACTCATATAgcccaaaaaaaatttcatgataaAAAATGGCTCATAGAACGAGAATATGATTGACGCATCTTTTTTTGCCTCCATTCCGCAGTAAAACAATCGTTTCTAGGACAGTATGAGAAAAGAATCAGAGTGCAAAAAAGTGCACTCTTACATTCTAGTATTAAGAAATGCCGTTTTTCCATTAATTTCAAAGCAATTTGGTAAATAGCTAAGTGTCCAGCTACATTTACCTTCTGAAGGATTGGCTGCAGTTATGAATCACGCTGTgtgtgattgaaataatttgaagccataattaattatacaatatctAATAGACTTAATTGACCtgctttcttattttttttctttactacAACAATCATTCAACAAGCGacttttaataatatttacaattcgCAAGACTTTACACAATGCGTATACTAATCATTGTCATAATAGTAGTTTTACTGCAACCTCTGATATAGTATTTATTGTCAACGATATGTACCTAAACCAACTTTGATGTAGCTAGAATTTTACGCCCACAGAAGTTGGAAGCATGACCAGATGTGTTTATGTGATGTAGTTGtgagtaaatattttacaaattgtacagaatgggaaaaattgatgaaataaaagtGTTGATGTTTGATCATATACAatagaaattgtaaaaatagaTAACTGGAAATATATTAATTCAATGAGATAAGTTAATGTTTATCTCAGTTACATGTTCATCATCCAACTGAGGATATTCAAGTACAATAATTACCGATAACatatgcaaaaaattatttcaaacctTACTCGGAATGGGTGCATTTTGTCCATTGCTAttcaataaatgaatttaaaccatatacattgattcaatttttacctTTCAGTCTTGCGATGCATAGTCCGCTTCTTGTATCTATATACAAAGTTTGACCACCCGGTCCATTCTTCGATTCGCTCAACTGAACGTTGATGGATATTTGCATACTGGAATTGAATGATACATATTGCAAAGTCTTTTCTCACATTGGACGGTGTGGTTATTTACAAGCTTATGAACATGGATATCTACCAAATTTGCGTTTTTCCTGATCCAGGAGCTCCGCACAGTTCTGTTACAGTTCTACATTGAAATCCTCCATCTAAAATATTGTCTAGCGCTTGACTCAATGTTGTTATCTTGGGTCGTAGCAATTCTTCCTATAAAACCAACACATATCAATTTGAGATAATTATGTAGGTAAGACAGAAAATCTTGGAACTTTTCtcaagtaataaaatattctacaACATTCATTATGGCACTCACTTGCAAGATATCCAAAGCAGAGAAGCTCTTGGGTACTTTACAACAAATTCTAGCCTCTTGAATAGCGTCGATACACGTAGCTTCTGAGGCTGAAACAAATTGCAATAATGGTGGATCGGAATGGTGAGAATGAATTGGAAGAATAACTGCGTACCCTATGATTTTTTGTACTCATATTGTACCTGATTCATCCAAAATGTCATTCACATAACAAAAGCCATGATTCTTGAGTTGTGAAATAACCGTATCTGGCAATGCAAGACTAGAAATTGGCCGCAACATCATGCTAAAAAACTGACTATCGTTTACgataatattcatatataaTCACTGTGCATTGTATATTTAAAGATTCACCAATATGAATAATTACGACTGCCTCAGGGCAGTAGTTTTGAGGTATGATCTACTGGCTTGTAACATAGTTCACAATCAGTGGTATAATTCCTGTAGGTTGCAAAGGTATAAACATGTGTAGCATTCTGTCGCAAGTTCGTGTTCTGACCGTCACATGCGCGCATGCATGACCCTACCTATCAGTGCAGCAGACCCACTGATCTCTATGATCAGAGATCTCTATGATTAGAGATCAGTGGGCAGACACGGCATACGCACTATCTGTTTTCGAAGTCGTAGGAAGACTTGCACATGTGCGCTCTGCCGCCAAAAACCTATTTCTCTGATATAACCGAGCCAATTTACACCCTATCCGTTTAGACTGACGTGCAATAACGaacgatttatattttttccatagTTGTTCCGTAAAGTACCGCCGAACACGGTTATGCGTGACCGGACGCTATAGGAAATGCTACCCTGGGTACTCGACTATTGCAGCCGCTTTCGCCCATGACTCACGTGATCCATGCATAATGATGTTTATAGTTTAACAATATGACAGTCACCTGCGGCGCATGCGCATACTTGAATGCTCCAAACCATCGAAATACCTAGCAGTTAGCACTataattttctatattttttggGACTGACTGTAAAATTTATGCAAAGTAAAATATATTCccagataaaataaaaaatcgcaaCGTTATTTCGCCTCAATACATTAATGCAAGATTCAAATCATCAGTAATGTTGTTGTGATGTGTCAGTTGGCTGTACCAAACTACTGAGTACTGGCACAATACTCTGAGGTTTTCGTAGTTTTTTACGCAATAGAATCTCAATTAAACAACGCTACGTTGCACTAGTTAACAAACTTCATTATTAGAAGGGTAATAGAACGCAGCACTTCATACGAACTGGACTTAATACAACCAATTCTACATGGTTTATTAATCGTCAACAACTAATGACAACCGCAAAAATAGGAAAGTGACCGCGTAATATCAGTAAAATGACTTGgttattttaatattgtaagtttttcacctttttcgATACATAAATCCAAATCTCATTGTGATCCACATATTGAGATCATAATGGGAACGTATGATGAAAATCACGCTGGGAATTGAATAATGCTCgagtttatttcaaaatgtaaGATTCAAATTTCCTACTGTGTTAGTAGCGTTTATTCCGCAGTACCCTAtgttacaataaaaaaaaaaaaaaaaaaacgaaaaaacaaccGCTAAACATTGTAGTTGTACTGTTTggtatttaattttcatattttctgaTTGATAACAAATATGCTATTATGAATACTGAACTGACCAACAAACTAATCCATTCAGATTAGAACACACTATGTTTTTACTTTGtaatttgatataaaaataatgtaaacaATATAGCAAACAAACTTCAATACATTGTTCAAGTCTTATAATCATAACTTTCACTTCTGAGCCTTGTTAGATTACATGCAAATCAAATTCATATGCTGGTCTTTGTGGTTGTTcttgaaattcgatttgtCCCAGACCTCCTAGGTATATTCAACTTGTTTCACATGATATCCAAAAAAGTATCTGCGTCTCCTATGTTCTCAACTGCCATGGTGTAAATAGCTACAGTTTATAAAGCTACAGTCAGTTCTTgcacgtcatttttttttcggtgaGGAATACATTCCATCAGTAATTGAATATATtggtattatttataattgatTTGCCAGAGTATCGTTATTTgcaaatatacatacatatttgaAACACTTCGCCTTGAAACAgaatgattaaataaatttagtCTTGAACCATGAAATCTAACCAGTTCTCATAGCATGTAACGTCGTCAACGAATATTTTACTAATCCTTGATCGGGCGCAAGGCAATGGCGCAAAGCAGATTGAAGCTACAGACAAGTTCACAGAtcaaaaacagaaataaaaactAGTTCGCCTTGGGTCAATattaatgaaagaaaaaatatgaaacctGTAACTTATATAGCAACGCAAATATATGCTATTATTTGCTTATTCATCATTTCTGATAGTTTGTCAATTTGGACacgaaagttgaaatttgacaTGCTAATTTCTGCAGAATTAAGGCTCTCAAGAGTCATCAGGACCGAAAAAtctgatattattattcaataattatttttccctgTGTGATTCAAATCCATTGTTAATTTGATCTGTACAATGCTCCAAATCACTCAAAAACTTTATAACCATGTAGTTATTTCGTTGCTGACTTCTCATTTCAATACTAGTTTTAAAAACGATTTAAAACTAATCAAGTTCTTGATATGCTGTCGAATGCAGTTACCAAATACATACgtggaacaaaaattaaaatcattcACAGAAATGAGCTCGAAAACTGAGAACGATAATAACAATCCCTATAAACTTAATGGAGAGTTCCTGATTTTTCCGCACTTAATGATATAAGTGCTGTTCCCCTATAAATCTACAAGTCAACgacaaattgtaaaatttgttaGATTTCACAGAAAAGTATTTAACACGCTTATAAAATGtctttagaattttttttgtaaaaataatcaagtaAATCATCAATCAATATCAATATGTGCGGCATTCATACCCTAAATCACTCAATAAAATATTGGACATGTTTTAGCAAGAAACTTGGTTTATTACTCTTTGaattttatgtttttattaaagattattaaatttgttcatttatacAATAGCTGAATTTATTCCAGCTTAAAGACAACACAAGAGTCTGCAGACAGATCTGAAAACAGAAAGACATTTACACATGTTAACTGATTGACTCATACCCCAGGAAGTACAATGACTCATACTCGATTCTACAAGATGTTATAACtcgtatttattataaaaataaaccaaaagAATAGGTATTTCTTACAATTTGTGCAAAACGAAACCcagtgttatttatttatatacctgtAGTCAAGGCTGGGATTGGTGAAAAGTGGCGGGGAGATGCGGCCTGTTTTCCAACTTAGTGTAATCTAAATGGAACTCCTTCGCAACCTTTCGCCAATTTTGCGCATCGAAATAGTAATAAGTACCCCGTTCGTATGTTGATGTCTTTTCGACAGGACCCAAACCCGGTGCCTGCGTGATCCATACCTTCTCTTCCATGTGATACCGCCATTCTCGACTATACCtgcgaatattttttattcgaatataTTCTAGTCGATGAATTTCagaagataaattttattcaaatcaacgTTATTCGTAGAAACACGTTTGATATTATTGTATctatgaatatttatcaaaattacttAATTATACAATTAAGTAATGTTCgattcaaaataattacaattctGCTGCTGCCGCAAGTTGTAACACATCTCCAACGTTCGTGTAAAACATATAAAATAGGAGATCATCTTTATACCGATTTAGTTTAACAGGTGCCAGTTTATCCCTACAAGAGAagagaaatttcatcattACACAAACATTCTATATTCAGAGGCATAAGCAGTGAAGTAAATATAATCATGAATCTATGAAATATCATACtaaaaatgaatacaattAAAG
It encodes the following:
- the LOC124303121 gene encoding DNA repair protein RAD51 homolog 3-like isoform X5; amino-acid sequence: MNIIVNDSQFFSMMLRPISSLALPDTVISQLKNHGFCYVNDILDESVLQFVSASEATCIDAIQEARICCKVPKSFSALDILQEELLRPKITTLSQALDNILDGGFQCRTVTELCGAPGSGKTQICMQISINVQLSESKNGPGGQTLYIDTRSGLCIARLKEMATACRVCFGGQNFDIDRILEHIIVTRPQSIDELSTVLENFNELDKNCQIRLIIVDSLSFRRYSIEDTLQRTQKCFRILDKLNKLATRFNLSLVL